A window of Sebastes umbrosus isolate fSebUmb1 chromosome 3, fSebUmb1.pri, whole genome shotgun sequence contains these coding sequences:
- the pcm1 gene encoding pericentriolar material 1 protein isoform X3 has product MATGGSPFDDSAEELHNWTVSNGTLEDRLNNLDWGVQQKKANRSSEKNKKKLSAAVVESRLTNDISPESTPGAGRRRGRTPHSLPHIKYTTQMSVPDQAELDKLRQRINFTDLDERSIGSDSQGRATAANNQRQLAGENKKPYNFLPLHVNTNKSKELLPPSSSAPATPAITKETKKQSPGLRDTLTPLVPTKETQRLSRGSTDRGPLPHREYGRGESRIDSSQVVSKLVQIREYISKASSMRDDLVEKNDVPANVERLSHLIDHLKEQERSYLRFLQKMLTREHDEDDVGTLDSAVGSGSLAESTSLNIEVRSSDASNATGGRPETVRADQKEELENLRKQHELLKKMLEQQEQLRALQGRQEALMAMQDSAEQALAVIEDTDRRIADNSVVTETTGSVSGLSITSELNDELNDLIQRFHNQLHDSQTKAVPDNRRQAESLSLSREVCWSRAPHAVGPPQHRPLLHSASGPHTGLDTGAAAASAKLTKLQELQDKKQTMDKILQELHSLRDQTLNNNSCRGLSTQCRLSMGRSSDCPSALCSNGASASTPFRPSLTQHQESSNSTDKLRKLKEVHKRLNELRELVQYYEQTSDMMVDAVNENVKEDDDEEEEEEDETEDGSMFEAMFDSEQENRQPVTNIRNPHRSGNWTDLNSLTNRRSVRSSATNNRDGRLNTECEINNRSAANLRSLNIPSAIECQYNRDTPYNQVKDDDEDDDGLDNDEGAQAVAPDSEASGSSRRSSLGNNGGFAQKVHRHTAKQKLRQLQELVAMVQSDDTDATTANEDEALHQQPNNTRATAAGSLGAGSKQNPRELTLSSKAREKLYEEKLRQQKQELKQLHEERQRLIEIQGKIQDLQWACPDLQSSVSSTVSQQGLLRKVPVAVSTPATVLASSSSGPQTNSAVLKPTAPEAATSSVTDNEQLWSEMRRHQILREELRQRRKHLESLMAEHQRRSGLSDSPSPRRIDDSEGLATPSQPVSRDERTMATWGSTPCHLDDDDDDEDDDEDEYHSEMGAEEEEEHDDCAESSSDDNIHIYSSSRNQCSYSNRKNQGSNLKPPPAFSGEGSGNPSLHNKTRAKQQQQQSRSLNQSATSQHGGTRRQENLRWASELSFAEGSGQWQEQVSQLQRQLDFSTSMCQTLLQDQQTLSYMLQTLLTGQYSVLSNNLSSPQVHLVMHQLNQCYTQLAWQQNNVQRIKQVLNDLLQQHQQASSSTAGRQTQKHGSSQEPSSGPSASPGVFLPFSSTFHPSTNNMSTAALSPFPPSFNLYPLFPGPMGEFPPGAASQATADHRKQQLDPNTSSKTEYMSFPPPLQRSPLNTTTTESRPSGWLNTSYANNTVQHRQSKTQESQESPSSSPIFASRHPRPQEFDGASQESFSSMPDPVDPTTITKTFKAGRKASAQANLASRSKTPNSKSRRRRSKGHNKNSEGHESDSVSSTADFVQERAALSRQKDQNKSLLDKLTQEKLDSKTKFGNKRNDLSSAYAWRTPFLSNRIACTEAPDASSDFSLFEALRETIYSEVATLISQNESRPHFLIELFHELQLLNTDYLRQRALYSLQDIVTRHLTEKSAAAHQMPPLGPVVWAAGSQSELTPSESLATSDAEVVEKNLRLTQDTMKKRDDAESVGNESTMSTSSNLEPFANDDLGNTVIHLDKALARIREYERMKLKAEFNPCNASSTAAVDSEVSISEHPSANLADQVEAGDVRCPQIDTQQLDRQIKAIMTEVIPFLKENMDEVCSLQLLTTVRRMVLTLTQQNDESKEFVRFFHRQLGGILQDSLSKFVGRTLKDCGEDLLVEISEILFNELAFFRLMQDLDNSSSIALAAKHKNKKRAEQPSRAKHSLKENTISGADKSISPAYTDEDKDQDEAEQEGDSTLRELYLQTETKNSRSSEASEVEEEDEDEGDGQGIPLSISLSKAETQALTNYGSGEDENEEEEMEEFEAGPVDVQTSLQASADGQVEQEGTTPSETQETEAEQRSSDNDANNKSVGTMASTAESRDMVASQSPEEESNVGAAAASEGSSHEVSADQDVPKESVTSSSPDTDSPVMINVDEMGSGNTSQKSDEDDFVKVDELPMQLSVMCEEELQKRIVEEQQNNNLSVEILNGNTESLTGLVGNAQALKEPDTAGAQSV; this is encoded by the exons ATGGCAACCGGAGGGAGCCCCTTTGATGACAGTGCAGAGGAGCTGCACAACTGGACTGTAAGCAATGGCACTCTGGAAGATAGACTCAACAACCTG GACTGGGGTGTTCAGCAGAAGAAAGCCAACCGATCATcagagaagaacaagaagaagctGTCGGCTGCGGTGGTGGAGAGCCGCCTGACTAATGATATTTCACCAGAGTCCACCCCTGGGGCTGGTCGCCGGAGAGGACGCACTCCTCATTCCTTACCCCACATCAAATACACCACCCAGATGTCTGTCCCAGACCAGGCTGAGCTGGACAAGCTGCGTCAGAGAATCAATTTCACAGACTTGGATGAG aGGAGCATTGGCAGTGACTCCCAGGGGCGTGCCACAGCTGCCAACAACCAGCGCCAGTTAGCTGGAGAAAACAAAAAGCCCTACAACTTCCTACCTCTGCATGTAAACACTAACAAAAGCAAGGAGctgctccctccctcctcctctgccccaGCCACACCAGCTATCACCAAGGAAACTAAGAAGCAGAGCCCGGGACTCAGGGATACGTTAACCCCTTTGGTTCCTACGAAGGAAACTCAAAGGCTCAGCCGTGGTAGCACCGACAGAGGACCATTACCGCACAGAGAATATGGGAGAGGAGAGTCGAGAATAGACAGCAGCCag GTGGTGAGCAAACTGGTACAGATCCGGGAGTACATCAGTAAGGCCAGCTCCATGCGGGACGACCTGGTGGAGAAGAATGATGTGCCGGCCAATGTGGAGCGCCTCTCCCATCTCATCGACCACCTCAAGGAGCAGGAGCGCTCCTATTTACGGTTCCTGCAGAAAATGCTG ACACGGGAGCATGACGAGGATGATGTGGGGACCCTGGACTCTGCAGTGGGCTCAGGTTCACTGGCTGAGAGCACTTCTCTTAACATTGAGGTCCGTTCCTCAGATGCCTCAAATGCAACG GGCGGTAGGCCAGAAACAGTGCGAGCTGACCAGAAGGAAGAGTTGGAGAATCTGCGAAAGCAGCACGAATTGCTGAAGAAGATGctggagcagcaggagcagctccGGGCCCTGCAGGGCAGACAGGAAGCACTTATGGCCATGCAGGACAGTGCAGAGCAGGCACTTGCTGTGATTGAAGACACTG ACCGACGCATCGCTGACAACTCAG TTGTCACAGAAACCACAGGCAGTGTTTCAGGCCTGAGCATCACATCAGAACTGAATGATGAGTTAAACGATTTGATCCAGCGGTTCCACAACCAGCTACATGATTCTCAG ACTAAAGCAGTGCCAGACAACCGTCGTCAGGCAGAGAGCCTTTCCCTCTCCAGAGAGGTGTGCTGGTCTAGGGCTCCCCATGCTGTTGGTCCACCTCAACACAGGCCTCTCCTCCACTCTGCATCTGGTCCCCACACTGGTCTAGACACTGGGGCAGCAGCTGCTAGTGCCAAACTCACTAAACTCCAAGAACTCCAAGACAAAAAGCAAACCATGGACAAAATCCTGCAGGAGCTACATTCACTGAGAGACCAGACACTCAACAACAACTCAT GTCGTGGCTTGTCAACACAGTGCAGACTGAGTATGGGAAGATCTTCAGATTGTCCATCTGCTCTCTGCTCTAATGGGGCATCAGCTTCCACTCCCTTTCGTCCTTCACTCACGCAACACCAGGAGAGCTCCAATTCCACAGACAAGCTCAg GAAGCTGAAGGAGGTCCACAAGCGTTTGAATGAGCTGCGGGAATTGGTTCAGTACTACGAGCAGACATCTGATATGATGGTGGATGCGGTCAATGAGAATGTGaaagaggatgatgatgaggaagaggaggaggaagatgagacaGAGGACGGTTCTATGTTTGAGGCCATGTTTGACTCTGAGCAGGAGAACCGCCAGCCTGTAACTAACATCAG AAACCCGCATCGCAGTGGGAACTGGACAGACTTGAATAGCCTGACTAACAGGCGCAGTGTCAGGAGCAGTGCCACTAACAACCGTGATGGCAGACTCAACACTGAGTGTGAGATCAACAACCGGTCGGCAGCCAACCTCCGCAGCCTCAACATCCCCTCAGCCATAG AGTGCCAGTACAACAGGGACACTCCCTATAATCAGGTGAAGGATGACGATGAGGATGACGACGGCCTCGATAACGATGAAGGGGCACAGGCTGTGGCTCCAGACAGTGAGGCATCAGGGTCCAGTCGAAGAAGCAGTCTGGGGAACAATGGCGGTTTTGCCCAGAAGGTTCATCGGCACACAGCGAAGCAGAAACTCCGGCAGCTTCAGGAGCTGGTGGCCATGGTTCAG AGTGACGACACTGATGCCACAACAGCTAATGAGGATGAAGCTTTACACCAACAGCCAAATAATACCAGAGCTACTGCGGCCGGGTCGTTGGGGGCTGGATCTAAACAGAATCCCAGAGAACTCACTCTCTCCAGCAAGGCCAg GGAGAAGCTGTATGAGGAGAAGCTGCGTCAGCAGAAGCAGGAGCTGAAGCAGCTCCATGAAGAGCGCCAGAGGCTCATTGAAATCCAAGGCAAAATCCAGGACCTGCAGTGGGCTTGCCCTGACCTCCAG TCGTCTGTGTCCAGCACAGTGAGTCAGCAGGGCTTGCTGAGGAAGGTTCCAGTTGCAGTTTCTACTCCGGCCACTGTCctggcttcctcctcctctggaccCCAAACTAACTCAGCTGTGCTGAAACCCACTGCTCCAGAAGCAGCTACTTCTTCAGTCACTGACAATGAG CAGCTATGGTCTGAGATGCGTCGCCACCAGATCTTGCGGGAAGAACTGCGACAGCGCAGAAAGCACCTAGAGTCTCTGATGGCTGAACACCAGAGACGTAGTGGTCTCAGTGACTCTCCCTCTCCCAGGCGGATTGACGACTCAGAAGGCCTTGCTACACCCTCACAGCCTGTCAGTAGGGATGAAAG GACAATGGCTACCTGGGGTTCCACTCCCTGCCaccttgatgatgatgatgatgatgaagatgacgaTGAGGATGAATATCACTCAGAGATGGGtgcggaggaggaagaggagcatgATGATTGTGCAGAGAGCAGCTCTGATGACAACATCCACATCTACTCATCCAGCAGGAACCAGTGCTCCTACAGTAACAGGAAGAATCAAGGAAG CAACCTGAAGCCTCCACCAGCCTTCTCAGGTGAAGGCAGTGGGAATCCATCGCTTCATAACAAGACTAGGGcaaagcaacaacagcagcagtccAGAAGTTTGAACCAGTCTGCGACGAGCCAGCATGGAGGCACACGGCGACAAGAGAACCTGCGCTGGGCCTCTGAGCTCTCCTTCGCTGAGGGCTCAGGCCAGTGGCAGGAACAGGTCAGCCAGCTGCAGAGACAGCTGGACTTCAGCACCAGCATGTGTCAGACACTCCTGCAGGACCAGCAG ACACTCTCTTACATGTTGCAAACCCTGCTGACAGGTCAGTACAGTGTGTTATCCAACAACCTGTCATCACCACAGGTCCACCTGGTCATGCACCAGCTCAACCAATGTTACACCCAGCTGGCTTGGCAGCAAAACAACGTACAAAG aataaagcaGGTCCTTAATGACCTCcttcagcagcatcagcaggcTTCCTCTTCAACAGCAGGTCGGCAGACACAGAAGCATGGCTCATCCCAGGAACCCAGCTCCGGTCCCTCTGCCTCCCCTGGTGTCTTCCTCCCCTTCTCCTCTACCTTTCATCCTTCAACCAACAACATGTCAACTGCTGCCTTATCCCCGTTCCCTCCCA GCTTTAACTTGTATCCACTCTTCCCTGGTCCCATGGGCGAGTTCCCCCCGGGTGCAGCAAGTCAGGCAACCGCTGACCACCGCAAGCAGCAGTTAGACCCCAACACCTCAAGTAAAACGGAGTACATGAGTTTCCCTCCTCCACTGCAGCGCTCTCCTctcaacaccaccaccacagagAGCAG ACCATCTGGCTGGCTTAACACCTCCTACGCAAACAACACCGTCCAGCATCGCCAATCTAAAACCCAAGAGTCCCAAgagtctccctcctcctcccccattTTTGCCAGTCGCCACCCCCGACCTCAAGAGTTTGACGGGGCATCACAGGAAAGCTTCAGCAGCATGCCTGATCCTGTTGACCCCACCACCATCACAAAGACTTTTAAGGCCGGGCGCAAGGCCTCTGCACAAGCCAACCTGGCCTCACGAAGCAAGACGCCCAATTCTAAGAGTCGTCGGAGGAGGAGCAAAGGGCACAACAAGAacagtgaag GCCATGAGAGTGACAGTGTTAGCAGCACTGCAGACTTTGTCCAGGAGAGGGCAGCCCTGTCTCGTCAGAAGGATCAGAATAAGAGTCTGTTGGACAAGCTGACTCAAGAGAAACTTGACAGCAAAACTAAGTTTGGGAACAAACGAAACGACCTCTCCTCTG CCTATGCTTGGAGAACACCCTTCCTCTCTAACAGAATTGCATGCACAGAAGCACCAG ATGCAAGCAGCGACTTCTCGCTGTTTGAGGCACTGAGGGAAACCATCTACTCTGAGGTGGCTACTTTGATATCCCAGAATGAGTCCCGTCCCCACTTTCTCATTGAGCTCTTCCATGAGCTGCAGCTGCTCAACACAGACTACTTACGGCAGAGGGCGCTGTATTCCCTACAG GATATCGTGACCAGACACCTGACAGAGAAGAGTGCAGCTGCGCACCAGATGCCCCCTCTTGGCCCTGTGGTGTGGGCTGCAGGCTCTCAGTCTGAGCTCACACCCAGTGAGAGTTTGGCAACCAGTGATGCA gaggtggtggagaaaAACTTGAGGCTCACACAGGACACGATGAAGAAGAGGGATGATGCAGAATCTGTGGGCAATGAGAGCACCATGTCAACCTCCTCCAACCTGGAACCATTTGCTAACGATGACCTGG GCAACACGGTGATTCATTTAGACAAAGCTCTGGCCAGGATTAGGGAGTATGAGCGCATGAAGCTTAAAGCTGAGTTTAACCCCTGCAACGCCAGCTCTACAGCTGCAGTTGACTCTGAAGTCTCAATTTCTGAACATCCTTCTGCTAACCTTGCTGACCAAGTGGAAG CAGGTGATGTGCGCTGTCCTCAGATTGACACCCAGCAGTTGGACCGTCAGATCAAAGCCATCATGACAGAAGTCATTCCTTTCCTTAAG gAGAACATGGATGAGGTGTGCTCCCTCCAGCTGTTGACAACTGTGCGGCGCATGGTCCTTACCCTCACCCAACAGAACGATGAAAGCAAAGAGTTTGTCCGCTTTTTCCACCGACAGCTGGGAGGCATACTGCAG GACTCTCTTAGTAAATTTGTGGGCCGTACTCTGAAGGACTGTGGAGAGGATCTTCTGGTGGAGATCTCAGAGATCCTCTTCAATGAACTCGCCTTCTTTAGGCTCATGCAGGATTtggacaacagcagcagcatcgccttggcagccaaacacaaaaataagaAGAGGGCTGAGCAACCCAGTAGAGCAAAGCACAGTCTCAAg GAAAATACAATATCTGGTGCAGATAAATCAATTTCTCCAGCCTACACAGATGAAGACAAG GACCAAGATGAGGCTGAGCAGGAAGGTGATTCTACCCTCCGGGAGCTTTACCTGCAAACAGAGACGAAAAACAGCAGGAGCAGTGAAGCTTCAGAggtggaagaggaagatgaggatgaaGGGGATGGACAGGGAATCCCCCTGTCAATCA GTCTTTCTAAAGCAGAGACTCAGGCCCTGACAAACTACGGCAGTGGAGAGGATgagaacgaggaggaggaaatggaggagttCGAAGCTGGACCGGTTGATGTCCAAACATCCTTGCAGGCTTCTGCTGATGGACAGGTGGAGCAGGAG GGGACAACACCCAGCGAAACCCAGGAAACTGAAGCTGAACAGAGGAGTTCAGATAATGATG CAAACAACAAGTCAGTTGGGACCATGGCTTCCACAGCAGAGAGCCGTGACATGGTGGCAAGCCAGAGTCCTGAGGAGGAGAGTAACGTTGGGGCAGCTGCTGCCTCAGAAGGAAGCTCCCATGAAGTCTCCGCTGATCAGGATGTCCCCAAGGAGTCAGTCACCTCTAGCAGCCCTGACACAGACTCCCCTGTCATGATTAATGTAGAT GAGATGGGCTCAGGCAACACCAGTCAGAAATCGGATGAGGATGACTTTGTGAAGGTGGATGAGTTGCCAATGCAGCTTTCAGTCATGTGTGAG GAGGAACTACAGAAGAGAATagtggaggagcagcagaataACAACCTGTCTGTAGAGATCCTCAATGGGAACACTGAGTCGCTGACTGGGCTCGTGGGAAATGCACAGGCACTGAAGGAACCAG acactGCTGGTGCCCAGAGCGTGTAA